Proteins co-encoded in one Aspergillus fumigatus Af293 chromosome 6, whole genome shotgun sequence genomic window:
- a CDS encoding Ytp1 family protein, with protein MLRAALRAAFAASFLLISIANALPHGDDESMEMDMGMNMEDTAKSEPPKDANDESPLSYFAYGKHSGTIMAHIALMIIAWCFVLPTAVMFSVARSRFALPSQFVFLVCNALGLLIGIIYNSQTPDLYENNAHHKIGWIATWVISAQVVMSLIFACAGRGERAKASEQEAFLPVPTEEMSDNSHPYPSGIHHAYRWSKDSGQGTERNSSSLHSRPSSPSCSSPSDEYDTFEKPEQVLDKPAHQGWLHGTFLGRFFASRVPRLVSSRVLRVLNIVSLVIDRIILPFGFVTIATGAVTYGGIMRGSEVFNGLAHFIKGGIFFWYGLLTLGRWMGCWADFGWAWNIKPSSSIVGKWKAKIPSGEFTESLVIFLYGASNVFLEHLAGWGGAWTATDLEHVSISIMFFGGGLCGMLFESKRIRGWLNSTVLPSPAHASVHGSADPAWQTPDTQGVSLNPMPALVILLLGMMMGSHHQTSMMSTMVHKQWGNLLVGFSLARGMTYVLLYLKPPTSYLPSRPPTEIVASFCLIAGGLIFMLSTRNVVDSMEYYNLDAMFTFTVGMGVTAFIMACEILSIALKAWAVKKESRPQLPPFQFPAA; from the exons ATGCTGCGAGCAGCATTGCGCGCCGCATTTGCGGCTTCCTTCTTACTAATATCCATCGCCAATGCGCTTCCTCACGGAGACGATGAATCCATGGAAATGGACATGGGCATGAACATGGAAGACACAGCAAAGTCGGAGCCGCCTAAAGACGCGAATGATGAATCCCCCTTGAGTTATTTCGCATACGGAAAGCATTCGGGAACCATAATGGCCCACATCGCTCTCATGATCATTGCATGGTGTTTCGTCCTGCCTACAG CTGTCATGTTCAGTGTCGCGCGTTCGCGATTTGCATTGCCGTCGCAATTTGTATTCCTGGTGTGCAATGCATTGGGTTTGCTTATTGGAATTATCTACAACAGTCAGACCCCTGATCTTTATGAGAATAATGCTCATCACAAGATTGGATGGATTGCAACCTGGGTCATCAGCGCACAGGTTGTTATGTCATTGATCTTCGCATGTGCTGGTAGAGGCGAGAGAGCAAAGGCATCCGAGCAGGAAGCATTTCTCCCTGTGCCCACCGAGGAAATGTCTGATAATTCACATCCTTACCCATCGGGGATCCATCATGCCTATCGCTGGTCAAAAGACAGCGGCCAGGGCACCGAAAGAAACTCCTCCTCCCTTCACAGTCGGCCAAGTTCACCTTCCTGCTCATCTCCATCGGATGAATATGATACATTTGAGAAGCCGGAGCAAGTGCTCGATAAGCCTGCTCACCAAGGCTGGCTACATGGCACCTTTTTAGGCCGCTTTTTCGCCAGTCGCGTGCCTCGCTTGGTATCTAGTCGCGTTCTCCGGGTCTTGAATATTGTATCTTTGGTCATTGACAGGATTATCCTGCCCTTTGGCTTTGTCACGATTGCAACCGGTGCTGTAACTTATGGTGGCATCATG CGGGGAAGCGAAGTCTTCAACGGTCTGGCGCACTTCATCAAGGGTGGAATCTTTTTCTGGTACGGTCTGTTGACCCTGGGCCGTTGGATGGGCTGCTGGGCAGATTTTGGCTGGGCGTGGAACATCAAACCCTCGAGCTCGATCGTCGGCAAATGGAAGGCGAAAATTCCTTCTGGCGAGTTTACCGAATCTTTAGTCATTTTCCTTTACGGGGCAAGCAACGTCTTTCTGGAACATCTGGCTGGCTGGGGCGGCGCATGGACTGCTACGGACCTTGAGCATGTGTCGATTTCGATCATGTTCTTCGGCGGTGGCCTGTGTGGCATGCTATTCGAATCCAAGCGCATCAGAGGCTGGTTGAACAGCACTGTTCTACCATCTCCCGCTCATGCCAGCGTACATGGTTCCGCAGACCCTGCTTGGCAGACCCCCGATACGCAAGGTGTCTCCCTCAATCCAATGCCGGCGCTTGTCATCCTGCTTCTGGGAATGATGATGGGATCTCACCATCAAACGAGCATGATGTCGACCATGGTGCACAAGCAATGGGGAAATCTTCTTGTTGGGTTCTCCTTGGCTCGTGGCATGACATATGTTTTATTATACCTCAAGCCTCCGACCTCCTATCTTCCGTCGCGCCCACCAACTGAGATTGTGGCATCCTTCTGCCTGATTGCTGGCGGGTTGATCTTCATGCTAAGT ACCCGCAATGTTGTTGATAGCATGGAATACTATAATCTGGATGCGATGTTCACGTTCACTGTTGGAATGGGAGTGACCGCCTTCATCATGGCCTGTGAGATTTTATCTATTGCTCTCAAGGCTTGGGCGGTGAAGAAGGAGTCGCGGCCACAACTGCCGCCTTTCCAGTTCCCCGCTGCCTAA
- a CDS encoding dienelactone hydrolase family protein, producing the protein MASNPPGACCASGFKHEGNPAGEIKTVEGVETYISYPKDNRSPEKAVVILSDIFGIYINAQLLADEFASNGYLAVIPDLFHKDAIKLSDMESGKADLPAWLPKHQTPTVDPVVESTIKYLRQDLGVKRIAGVGYCFGGKYVCRFLKPGKIDVGYTAHPSFVTKEELAAIAGPLSIAASEIDNIFTTQLRHESEDILIKTGQPWQINLFSGVTHGFAVRADLSNKHFKFCKEQAFYQAVAWLQQYL; encoded by the exons ATGGCGTCAAACCCTCCCGGAGCTTGCTGTGCCTCTGGCTTCAAGCACGAAGGCAACCCCGCTGGGGAGATCAAGACCGTTGAGGGTG TTGAAACCTACATTTCATACCCCAAGGATAACAGGAGCCCCGAGAAGGCCGTTGTTATACTGAGCGACATTTTCGGTATCTATATCAACGCCCAGCTGCTTGCCGACGAATTCGCTTCCAATGGATACCTCGCTGTTATTCCCGATCTCTTCCACAAGGACGCTATCAAGCTCAGTGACATGGAATCCGGAAAGGCTGATCTTCCCGCATGGCTTCCTAAGCATCAGACCCCCACCGTCGACCCTGTTGTCGAGTCTACAATCAAGTACCTCAGACAGGACTTGGGAGTCAAGAGAATCGCTGGTGTCGGTTACTGCTTCGGTGGAAAG TATGTCTGCCGCTTCTTGAAGCCCGGTAAGATCGACGTCGGTTACACAGCTCATCCCTCCTTTGTcaccaaggaggagctcgCTGCCATCGCTGGTCCTCTTTCTATCGCTGCCTCCG AAATCGACAACATCTTCACCACTCAGCTCCGTCACGAGTCCGAGGACATTCTGATCAAGACGGGTCAGCCTTGGCAGATCAATCTGTTCAGCGGCGTTACACATGGCTTCGCTGTCCGTGCTGACTTAAGCAACAAGCACTTCAAGTTCTGCAAGGAGCAGGCCTTCTACCAGGCTGTTGCGTGGCTCCAGCAGTATCTATAG
- the rbd2 gene encoding rhomboid protease family protein RBD2, whose amino-acid sequence MAIPAALPPLPFNPTRVRSYMLRLPLFTRLVLLVILAFWLLELQTIWSVVQWGSLTPNEIGIGSMYRLNTYPFIHVGFFHAFVNLLALTPLLERFEAEHGTLTAVALFIGPLSTFPAGIYILVEKFILRSNTAVVGASVWIFLLLGSEAIKTFKSNPYFSLGTTKIPTWTSPLFACALVSIFVPNTSFLGHLSAIIIGYLLGLGYLKVFVPPEKILRWIEGKLNLLGRLPHYVSVDQKTYGRYGVLPTATAAVGGERPTPLSYLGTNQRLGP is encoded by the exons ATGGCGATCCCGGCCGCCTTACCACCATTACCATTCAACCCTACCAGGGTCAGATCGTATATGCTCCGATTACCACTTTTCACACGCCTTGTGTTGTTGGTCATCCTTGCATTTTGGCTGCTCGAGCTCCAAACTATATGGAGTGTGGTACAATGGGGGTCATTGACGCCGAATGAGATCGGAATCGGTAGCA TGTACCGATTAAACACCTATCCATTCATTCACGTCGGCTTCTTTCACGCTTTTGTGAATCTGTTAGCCCTCACACCGTTGCTGGAACGATTCGAAGCTGAGCATGGTACATTGACTGCAGTTGCTTTATTCATTGGCC CTCTCTCAACCTTCCCTGCCGGTATATACATCCTGGTTGAGAAATTCATCCTGCGCAGTAACACTGCTGTTGTTGGAGCAAG TGTCTGGATTTTCCTACTGCTGGGCTCTGAAGCTATTAAGACGTTTAAGTCAAACCCATACTTCAG TCTTGGAACAACGAAGATTCCGACGTGGACGTCACCACTGTTCGCATGTGCTCTCGTATCGATATTCGTGCCGAACACGAGCTTCTTGGGCCACTTGAGCGCTATTATAATAGGCTATCTTC TCGGTCTCGGATACCTCAAGGTGTTTGTCCCTCCAGAAAAGATCCTAAGATGGATTGAAGGAAAGCTGAACCTGCTGGGACGACTGCCACATTATGTCTCAGTAGATCAGAAAACCTATGGTCGGTATGGTGTTCTTCCTACGGCGACTGCGGCTGTAGGGGGTGAGCGGCCCACTCCTCTGAGCTATCTGGGTACGAATCAGCGCCTCGGTCCTTGA
- a CDS encoding GPI-anchored transamidase subunit GAA1 yields MALKSVIRKLRSNPQFLFVRLPYILSLLCIIAGVVWLLLLPLEEYARRTYISENALLPGQVHAYFAGSEQNIFRGYKRELESLLDSGNQEGQETKDSELTPVISDQIQSMLREAGLKVATQKYEYTSSGITHEGQNVYAIIHAPRGDATEAIVLVAAWKTADGELNLNGVSLALTLARYFKRWSLWSKDIIFLFPPDSKSGTQAWIDAYHDMQTSSVQPLPLKSGALQGGLVIEYPFDHRFESLHIVYDGVNGQLPNLDLFNTAISIAGGQMGIGTSLQEMWEHDDSYQKRLQTIIRGMVKQGLGHATGAHSSFMPYHIDAITLQTKGDGWQDEMALGRTVESLCRSLNNLLEHLHQSFFFYLLMHTNRFVSIGTYLPSAMLIAGNFTIMAIALWMRTGYYMHAQATSTTKGEGHQDKTILVDQPTSAEINGDMKDANPKELPSPGSVLERQLALPLTLVIGLHLLGLVPLFIFNNIHHKYYTTATYTCLGAGVILPLIMSALLNRGFSSPPTIQQYLLTKSFSLLLLGLFLSTLATLNFSLSFMVGLLCAPLTFVKRINPQTKAALRYPVAILGLLALNVLSPPAVLIGACWYAGMSVESVLTQAAFGWNVWGMWTQVVVWCVWWPAWVVGCVLLGSSLL; encoded by the exons ATGGCATTGAAAT CCGTGATCCGCAAATTGCGGAGCAATCCTCAGTTTCTCTTCGTACGCCTGCCGTACATACTTTCGCTTCTTTGCATAATCGCAGGGGTGGTctggcttcttctccttcccctcgaGGAATACGCCCGTCGAACGTACATCTCCGAGAATGCGCTCTTGCCTGGCCAGGTCCATGCGTACTTCGCAGGCAGCGAACAGAATATCTTCCGCGGGTATAAAAGGGAACTCGAAAGTTTGTTGGATTCTGGGAACCAGGAAGGTCAGGAGACGAAGGATAGTGAATTGACACCAGT AATCTCGGATCAGATACAGTCGATGTTGCGAGAGGCCGGGTTGAAAGTTGCGACGCAGAAGTACGAGTACACTTCTTCTGGTATCACGCATGAGGGACAGAATGTCTACGCTATCATCCATGCGCCGCGGGGCGACGCGACAGAGGCGATTGTACTGGTGGCTGCTTGGAAGACTGCTGATGGAGAGTTGAACCTGAATGGAGTCAGCCTTGCTCTGACGCTGGCAAGATACTTTAAAC GTTGGTCTCTGTGGTCCAAAGATATCATCTTTTTGTTTCCACCAGACAGCAAATCCGGAACACAGGCGTGGATCGATGCGTATCACGACATGCAAACGTCCTCAGTCCAGCCTCTGCCACTGAAGAGCGGTGCCCTACAGGGAGGACTCGTTATAGAATACCCCTTCGACCATCGATTCGAGTCTTTACATATCGTCTACGATGGTGTCAACGGGCAACTGCCCAATTTGGATTTATTCAACACAGCGATTTCGATCGCCGGGGGGCAGATGGGAATTGGAACCAGCCTGCAGGAAATGTGGGAGCATGACGATAGCTATCAAAAGCGGCTGCAGACAATCATCAGGGGTATGGTCAAGCAGGGCCTCGGACACGCTACTGGGGCACATAGTAGCTTCATGCCGTACCACATTGATGCAATCACTCTGCAAACGAAGGGAGATGGCTGGCAAGACGAGATGGCTCTGGGCCGAACTGTGGAGAGTCTCTGTCGCAGTCTTAACAACCTGCTCGAACACCTTCACCAGAGTTTCTTCTTCTATTTGCTGATGCATACCAATCGCTTCGTCAGTATAGGTACTTACCTTCCAAGTGCGATGCTGATTGCTGGAAACTTCACCATCATGGCGATTGCTTTGTGGATGCGTACGGGCTATTATATGCACGCTCAGGCGACCTCTACCACGAAAGGAGAAGGTCACCAGGATAAGACGATTCTGGTCGATCAACCAACAAGTGCGGAGATAAATGGCGATATGAAAGACGCAAATCCCAAGGAACTACCAAGTCCTGGCAGTGTCCTGGAGCGACAGTTAGCGCTCCCGCTCACCCTAGTTATCGGGCTACACCTGCTCGGCCTGGTCCCgcttttcatcttcaatAACATTCATCACAAG TACTATACGACCGCGACCTACACTTGCCTTGGAGCCGGGGTCATCCTCCCCCTCATCATGTCAGCCCTCTTGAACCGTGGgttctcttctcctccgacAATTCAGCAATATCTCTTGACTAAAtccttctccctccttctcctcggcctGTTCCTCTCTACCCTTGCCACTTTGaacttctctctctctttcatgGTTGGCCTACTCTGCGCACCACTTACTTTCGTCAAGCGCATCAATCCCCAGACGAAAGCCGCTCTGCGGTACCCCGTCGCGATACTTGGTTTGCTAGCCTTGAATGtcctttctcctcctgcgGTTCTCATTGGGGCATGTTGGTACGCAGGCATGTCCGTTGAGTCAGTTCTGACTCAAGCAGCATTCGGATGGAATGTCTGGGGTATGTGGACACAGGTGGTCGTGTGGTGTGTCTGGTGGCCTGCTTGGGTGGTTGGATGTGTCTTACTAGGATCGTCTCTTCTTTGA